A genome region from Mesorhizobium sp. B2-1-8 includes the following:
- a CDS encoding aromatic ring-hydroxylating oxygenase subunit alpha produces MNPHLRDVAIPNDWDRRGLPGWSYHSTALLELEKEHVFRNHWQIAGHVCDIPNAGDYLTMDVIGERALIVRGKDGVVRGFNNMCRHRGSRVVADSQGNCKNALVCPFHGWVYNLDGTLRGAARPRSFPDLDKTEFGLMPLDLEVWMGFIFIRFRNGGPQPSVAELLKPIEPEFAHYKAADMVPSWGIWTQKTPVNWKSVRDVDNEGYHVAMAHPALQDLYGATYFDEPFINGVSRSFATYNPHAGRRWSVRNYVKIAPEPTHLPDHLRKAWVYYGIFPNAVLSVMPESVQFYQEFPLSTGETLLRGAIYRYRDESREQAAARYLSFRIDRDTMSEDVQLSVWSNESMLSEAFEGFYLSDLEYGVRTHHDHLRKQIPVLGLETAPEEKDMWNLNDALRSRS; encoded by the coding sequence ATGAACCCGCACCTCCGTGACGTGGCAATCCCGAACGATTGGGACCGGCGGGGATTACCGGGCTGGAGTTACCATTCCACCGCCCTTCTCGAGCTAGAGAAAGAGCATGTCTTCCGCAATCATTGGCAGATCGCCGGGCATGTCTGCGACATACCGAATGCCGGCGACTACCTCACCATGGATGTCATTGGCGAGCGCGCTCTGATCGTGCGCGGCAAGGACGGCGTCGTGCGCGGCTTCAACAACATGTGCCGCCACCGCGGCAGCCGCGTCGTGGCCGACAGCCAGGGCAATTGCAAGAACGCGCTGGTATGCCCGTTCCATGGCTGGGTCTATAATCTCGACGGTACGCTTCGCGGCGCCGCCCGCCCGCGCTCCTTCCCCGACCTCGACAAGACCGAGTTCGGCCTGATGCCGCTCGACCTCGAAGTCTGGATGGGCTTCATCTTCATCCGCTTCCGCAATGGCGGGCCACAGCCTTCCGTCGCCGAGCTGTTGAAGCCGATCGAACCCGAATTCGCGCATTACAAGGCCGCCGACATGGTGCCCTCCTGGGGCATCTGGACCCAGAAGACACCGGTCAACTGGAAGTCGGTGCGCGATGTCGACAATGAAGGCTATCATGTCGCCATGGCGCATCCGGCTCTGCAGGATCTCTACGGCGCCACCTATTTCGACGAGCCGTTCATCAACGGCGTCTCGCGCTCCTTCGCCACCTACAACCCGCATGCCGGCCGCCGCTGGAGCGTCAGGAACTACGTCAAGATCGCGCCGGAGCCGACGCATCTGCCGGATCATCTCAGGAAGGCCTGGGTCTATTACGGCATCTTCCCGAACGCCGTTCTGTCGGTGATGCCGGAATCGGTGCAGTTCTATCAGGAGTTTCCGCTGTCGACGGGTGAGACGCTGCTGCGTGGCGCCATCTATCGCTACCGCGACGAAAGTCGCGAGCAGGCCGCCGCCCGCTATCTCTCCTTCCGCATCGATCGTGACACCATGTCGGAAGATGTGCAGCTCTCGGTGTGGTCGAACGAATCCATGCTGTCCGAGGCCTTCGAGGGTTTCTACCTCTCCGACCTCGAATATGGCGTGCGCACCCACCACGACCATCTGCGCAAGCAGATTCCGGTGCTCGGCCTGGAAACAGCGCCGGAAGAAAAGGACATGTGGAATTTGAACGACGCGCTACGGTCACGGTCGTAG
- a CDS encoding PAS domain S-box protein, whose product MTGETASTDMQGFRQGAAMAAVRVVRRLREAGDWQREMDGILATLCDAMECQRGILFRLLELPGQGFAQSVAAYWIDPDFGGELASPTVIMQSIVNSDPLLERLAEDERQGKIFAGHTRDLEGFLRADFEKQNIKSFLSVSVFAHGHLWGTLAVNDCVEEREWTDEEEATLHIIALAIGDAIEHSPSDAHASEVIRRTMLQASLDAIIVIDEAGSIIEFNPAAEKMFGFQRSDILGKDLLDTVVPEYYRKGYASGADYMSGRGAPMVGQRLETVTQNAAGEVFPIELTATEMRVADRRLIFGSIRDLRERLRAEEEINRQREKLHQNEKMAAMGSLLAGVSHELNNPLAVVVAQSTLLHEFASDPQTKVRAEKVRAAAERCGRIVKSFLSMVRLHPAAQTETDLNQVIRAALEVTAYGARSSGIIIDTDFAPGPLLAMADADHVTQVAANFLINSQHALAGIAGDRLIKVRSFRGDRGNPCFSVEDNGPGIPEAIRSRIFESYFTTKPVGVGTGIGLSISKSIIERHNGNVWFEEVQPRGARFVVQLPAISAGIAAAGESQPRSSGLRHALIIDDEPDVAGSLSDILELMGIKSRIAPVWESGAATLSGHMPPDIVFSDLRMPGTSGISIYRELLAERPDLARRFVLVTGDLIGAKAEIEALPAQQRPQILEKPFSTLDVRSVLSTIAEQAALKA is encoded by the coding sequence ATGACGGGCGAGACAGCAAGCACGGATATGCAGGGCTTCAGGCAAGGCGCGGCCATGGCGGCCGTGCGTGTCGTGCGCCGGCTGCGCGAGGCCGGCGACTGGCAGCGCGAAATGGACGGCATACTGGCAACGCTTTGCGACGCCATGGAGTGCCAGCGCGGTATCCTGTTCCGCCTGCTCGAATTGCCCGGCCAAGGTTTCGCCCAGTCGGTCGCCGCCTACTGGATCGACCCCGATTTCGGCGGCGAACTGGCCTCACCGACCGTCATCATGCAGTCGATCGTCAATTCGGATCCGCTGCTGGAGCGGCTGGCCGAGGATGAGCGGCAGGGCAAGATCTTCGCCGGCCACACGCGCGATCTCGAAGGGTTCCTGAGGGCGGATTTCGAAAAGCAGAACATCAAGTCGTTCCTGTCGGTGTCGGTCTTCGCGCACGGCCATCTCTGGGGCACGCTCGCCGTCAATGATTGCGTCGAGGAGCGTGAATGGACCGACGAGGAAGAGGCGACGCTGCACATCATCGCGCTCGCCATCGGCGACGCCATCGAACACTCCCCCTCCGACGCCCACGCCAGCGAGGTGATCCGCCGCACCATGCTGCAGGCCTCGCTCGATGCCATCATCGTCATCGACGAGGCCGGGTCGATCATCGAATTCAATCCGGCCGCGGAAAAGATGTTCGGCTTCCAGCGCAGCGACATTCTCGGCAAGGACCTGCTCGACACCGTCGTTCCGGAATACTACCGCAAGGGTTATGCCTCAGGCGCCGACTACATGTCCGGCCGCGGAGCGCCGATGGTCGGCCAGCGGCTCGAGACGGTGACGCAGAATGCCGCCGGCGAGGTCTTCCCGATCGAGCTGACGGCGACCGAGATGCGGGTCGCCGACCGCCGGCTGATCTTCGGCTCCATCCGCGACTTGCGCGAGAGGCTGCGCGCCGAGGAGGAGATCAACCGGCAGCGCGAGAAGCTGCACCAGAACGAGAAGATGGCTGCGATGGGCTCGCTGCTCGCGGGCGTTTCGCACGAGCTCAACAACCCGCTGGCGGTTGTGGTCGCGCAATCGACGCTGCTGCATGAATTCGCCTCGGACCCGCAGACCAAGGTCCGTGCCGAAAAAGTGCGCGCCGCCGCCGAGCGCTGCGGGCGCATCGTCAAGAGCTTCCTGTCGATGGTCCGCCTCCATCCCGCGGCGCAGACCGAGACCGATCTCAACCAGGTGATCCGCGCCGCTCTCGAGGTGACCGCCTACGGCGCGCGCTCGAGCGGCATCATCATCGACACCGATTTCGCGCCGGGTCCCCTGCTGGCCATGGCCGACGCCGACCACGTGACGCAGGTGGCGGCCAATTTCCTCATCAACAGCCAGCATGCCCTGGCTGGCATCGCCGGCGACCGGCTGATCAAGGTGCGGAGCTTCCGCGGCGACCGGGGCAATCCCTGCTTCTCGGTCGAGGACAACGGGCCCGGCATTCCCGAAGCCATCCGTTCGCGCATTTTCGAATCCTATTTCACCACCAAGCCGGTCGGTGTGGGCACCGGGATCGGCCTGTCGATTTCGAAATCCATCATCGAGCGGCACAACGGCAATGTCTGGTTCGAGGAAGTGCAGCCGAGAGGCGCGCGTTTCGTCGTCCAGTTGCCGGCCATCTCGGCGGGCATCGCCGCCGCTGGCGAAAGCCAGCCACGATCGAGCGGCCTGCGCCATGCGCTGATCATCGATGATGAGCCTGACGTCGCCGGCTCCTTGTCCGACATTCTCGAATTGATGGGCATCAAGTCGCGGATCGCGCCGGTATGGGAATCGGGCGCCGCCACCTTGAGCGGTCACATGCCGCCGGACATCGTCTTTTCGGATCTGCGCATGCCCGGCACATCAGGCATTTCTATCTACCGCGAACTGCTCGCCGAGCGGCCCGACCTGGCGCGGCGCTTCGTGCTGGTCACCGGCGACCTCATCGGCGCGAAGGCTGAAATCGAAGCCTTGCCGGCGCAGCAGCGACCACAGATCCTCGAAAAGCCGTTCAGCACGCTGGACGTGCGCAGCGTGCTTTCGACCATTGCCGAGCAGGCCGCGTTGAAAGCATAA
- a CDS encoding aminotransferase, whose product MAAVRDRKARETAGPGDDDAVELARRHLIQPWPYAGSVGAEARALIGEGDGIYITDNTGKRLIDGPAGMWCVNVGHRREELARVMYDQAMALSYNTPWYTMNAPSAELARRIAGHAPGDLSHVFYTTGGSSAVETALRFMQFYNNVRGRPEKKLILSRGGAYHGSTYLSASLNGRPRDRDWMDGADELVVKLSSPDPFRRPKGMTITAFTDLLVDQFRDTVARVGADRIGAFVGEPIQASGGVIIPPDGYLRRIREICRDNDILYISDEVVTGFGRLGHVFASGDVFGIDPDMITFAKGVTSGYFPLGGVIISERLLEELRRSNHPDAMFGHGLTYTSHPVGCAVALKNLDLLEESVLAHTLEVAPYFQAQLKTLEELPLVGEVRGVGLMGCVECVADRESRDPLQLDKDVGKRIDAHCHELGLLVRPLINMCVMSPPLIITREQIDDMVGILREGISRTMDDLRKEGVWRG is encoded by the coding sequence ATGGCGGCTGTGAGAGATCGGAAGGCACGCGAAACGGCTGGCCCTGGCGACGACGATGCGGTCGAACTGGCCAGGCGTCATCTCATCCAGCCTTGGCCCTATGCCGGTTCCGTCGGCGCCGAGGCGCGCGCGCTGATCGGCGAGGGTGATGGCATCTACATCACCGACAATACCGGCAAGCGGCTCATCGACGGCCCGGCCGGCATGTGGTGCGTCAATGTCGGCCATCGTCGCGAGGAACTCGCCAGGGTGATGTACGACCAGGCGATGGCGCTGTCCTACAACACGCCCTGGTACACGATGAACGCGCCGTCGGCGGAGCTAGCCAGACGCATCGCCGGCCATGCGCCTGGCGACCTCAGCCACGTCTTCTACACCACCGGCGGTTCCTCGGCCGTCGAGACGGCGCTGCGTTTCATGCAGTTCTACAACAATGTGCGGGGCCGGCCGGAAAAGAAGCTGATCCTGAGCCGCGGCGGCGCCTATCACGGCTCGACCTATCTGTCGGCCTCGCTCAATGGCCGTCCGCGTGACCGCGACTGGATGGACGGCGCCGACGAACTGGTGGTCAAGCTCTCCTCGCCCGACCCGTTCCGCCGGCCGAAAGGCATGACCATCACTGCCTTCACCGATCTCCTCGTCGACCAGTTCCGCGACACGGTCGCGCGCGTCGGCGCCGACAGAATAGGCGCGTTCGTCGGCGAACCCATACAAGCATCCGGTGGCGTCATCATTCCGCCCGACGGCTACCTCAGGCGCATCCGCGAGATCTGCCGCGACAATGATATCCTCTATATCTCCGACGAAGTGGTGACGGGCTTTGGACGCCTGGGCCACGTCTTTGCCTCGGGCGACGTGTTCGGCATCGACCCCGACATGATCACCTTCGCGAAGGGCGTCACCTCAGGCTATTTCCCGCTTGGCGGCGTCATCATTTCCGAGCGGCTGCTGGAGGAATTGCGCCGTTCCAACCATCCCGATGCGATGTTCGGCCATGGCCTGACCTACACCAGCCACCCCGTCGGCTGTGCGGTGGCGCTGAAAAATCTCGACCTGCTGGAGGAAAGCGTGCTTGCCCATACGCTCGAGGTCGCGCCCTATTTCCAGGCGCAGCTGAAGACGCTGGAAGAGCTGCCGCTGGTCGGCGAAGTGCGCGGCGTGGGGCTGATGGGCTGCGTCGAATGCGTCGCCGACCGCGAAAGCAGGGATCCACTGCAGCTCGACAAGGATGTCGGCAAACGCATCGATGCACACTGCCACGAACTTGGCCTGCTGGTGCGGCCACTGATCAACATGTGCGTGATGTCGCCGCCACTGATCATTACACGAGAGCAGATCGACGACATGGTCGGCATCTTGCGCGAAGGCATTTCGCGCACCATGGATGATCTCAGGAAAGAGGGTGTCTGGCGGGGGTGA
- a CDS encoding ABC transporter permease, which translates to MTVAAEGSPPLRMTRARRNALLQSEPVQGFALISPTFLYALILLVLPILVVIAHSFWTQHYLTIDRTFTLENYRVALAEPIYRDLLWRSLYISLTVSLFTVVLAYPIAYFISFHGGRHKSLWLFLITIPFWTSYLLRVMSWKVILGYNGVLNSGLMGLGIIDEPSTALLYNSSAVIITLTHAWAAFAILPIFVSLEKVDRTLVEAATDLGDGPLRSFLRVTLPLSAPGVISAALIVMIPTVGDYVTPKLVGGKDGVMIANAIQAQFGKAANWPLGAALSVTTMLIVSLMAGATVLVIRTLQRMAR; encoded by the coding sequence ATGACGGTGGCTGCGGAAGGGTCGCCCCCGTTGCGCATGACGCGGGCCAGACGAAATGCCCTTCTGCAATCAGAGCCCGTACAGGGTTTTGCCCTGATCAGCCCGACCTTCCTCTACGCGCTCATCCTGCTGGTCCTGCCGATCCTGGTGGTCATCGCCCACTCCTTCTGGACGCAGCACTACCTGACCATCGACCGCACCTTCACACTGGAAAACTACCGCGTCGCGCTGGCCGAGCCGATCTACCGCGATCTCCTATGGCGCTCGCTCTACATCTCGCTGACGGTCAGCCTGTTCACCGTCGTCCTCGCCTACCCGATCGCCTACTTCATTTCCTTCCATGGCGGTCGTCACAAGAGCCTGTGGCTGTTCCTCATCACCATCCCGTTCTGGACCAGCTATCTCTTGCGCGTGATGTCGTGGAAGGTCATCCTGGGCTATAATGGCGTCTTGAATTCCGGCCTGATGGGCCTCGGCATCATCGACGAACCGTCGACAGCCTTGCTCTACAATTCGAGCGCCGTCATCATCACGCTTACTCATGCCTGGGCGGCCTTCGCCATCCTGCCGATCTTCGTGTCCCTGGAGAAGGTCGACCGCACACTGGTCGAAGCCGCCACCGACCTTGGCGATGGTCCCTTGCGCTCGTTCCTGCGCGTGACCTTGCCGCTGTCGGCGCCGGGCGTCATTTCCGCGGCGTTGATCGTCATGATCCCGACGGTCGGCGACTATGTCACGCCAAAGCTCGTCGGCGGCAAGGACGGCGTCATGATCGCCAACGCCATCCAGGCGCAGTTCGGCAAGGCCGCCAACTGGCCGCTCGGTGCCGCACTTTCCGTCACCACCATGCTGATCGTCTCCCTGATGGCCGGCGCCACGGTGCTGGTCATCCGCACCTTGCAAAGGATGGCGCGATGA
- a CDS encoding response regulator — translation MFIPNLLSTESGSESIVRARIVIVEDEPDLRDAVAEYLGAAGYDVATAETAAAARSLIETQPFHLAILDIAMPGEDGLSLGRWLRSKMPIGIIYATAAGTALDRIVGLELGADDYIVKPYELREVLARVRSVLRRVPQPTEPQEGKARTDRRSVAFGSFQADLDGRLVTGANGTVIDMAKSEFDVLEVFLTRANRLLTRAAISEAIGFTEDPESSRAVDIRIMRLRKKIETDPANPKFLRTVRGEGYIFSLPTGDGN, via the coding sequence ATGTTTATACCCAATCTACTTTCCACTGAAAGTGGGAGCGAGAGCATCGTGCGGGCAAGAATTGTCATCGTCGAGGACGAGCCCGACCTGAGGGACGCGGTCGCCGAGTATCTCGGCGCCGCCGGCTATGACGTGGCGACCGCGGAAACCGCGGCCGCCGCGCGCAGCCTGATCGAGACGCAGCCCTTCCATCTGGCCATCCTCGACATCGCCATGCCGGGCGAGGATGGCCTGTCGCTCGGCCGCTGGCTGCGCTCGAAAATGCCGATCGGCATCATCTATGCGACCGCCGCCGGCACCGCGCTCGACCGCATCGTCGGGCTGGAGCTTGGCGCCGACGACTATATCGTCAAGCCGTATGAACTGCGCGAAGTGCTGGCCAGGGTGCGTAGCGTGCTGCGCCGTGTCCCGCAGCCGACGGAGCCGCAGGAAGGGAAAGCCAGGACCGACCGCCGCTCCGTCGCTTTCGGTTCCTTCCAGGCCGATCTCGACGGCAGGCTGGTCACCGGCGCCAACGGCACGGTGATCGACATGGCCAAGAGCGAGTTCGACGTGCTGGAGGTTTTCCTGACCCGCGCCAACCGGCTGCTGACCAGGGCCGCGATCTCCGAGGCGATCGGCTTCACCGAGGATCCGGAATCATCGCGCGCCGTCGATATCCGCATCATGCGGCTGCGCAAGAAGATCGAGACTGATCCGGCCAACCCGAAATTCCTGCGCACGGTGCGCGGCGAAGGCTATATCTTCTCGCTGCCGACCGGCGACGGCAACTGA